The following proteins come from a genomic window of Methanosarcina sp. MTP4:
- a CDS encoding outer membrane lipoprotein-sorting protein: MTARKTLAVLLLLVSALFVSGCTEELSAEEIAEQMQEKESSIQDYSYTMHITSHFGEQTLENEILTLQKKPNKVKTIAIKPEEEAGTMVVSDGEVMWTYDPKTNTVMKMEMPDTPVLGEMDYAGIIGEFLNETDVSLLGMEEIDGRSAYLLETSPKGDGEGIQLVDGMKLWVDKETWMPLRYEMYDSDGSLMIELEIRDLKVNQGIPDSEFVFEVPEGATVKTVDLDSFELPEEMTLEEARESAGFEILVPEYLPEGYAFNHSTVSNNSWIAFEGHACETVSLTYENEEGDIISLSETVYETEAPEAPIMNTAEDVSINGAEGKYLTLGDMKILSWEIGDIGLGLSASLEKAELLKIAESVRENA, encoded by the coding sequence ATGACAGCAAGAAAAACCCTTGCAGTGCTGCTCCTGCTGGTATCGGCCCTTTTTGTATCGGGCTGTACCGAGGAACTCAGCGCGGAAGAGATCGCAGAACAGATGCAGGAAAAAGAATCCAGTATTCAGGACTATTCGTATACGATGCACATAACTTCACACTTCGGGGAACAGACCCTGGAAAACGAGATCTTGACCCTGCAGAAGAAGCCAAACAAGGTAAAAACCATTGCAATCAAACCTGAAGAAGAAGCAGGAACCATGGTAGTTTCGGACGGGGAGGTCATGTGGACCTATGACCCGAAGACAAATACGGTCATGAAAATGGAAATGCCGGATACTCCGGTTTTAGGGGAGATGGATTACGCCGGAATTATTGGCGAGTTCCTGAACGAAACGGATGTCTCTTTGCTTGGGATGGAGGAAATCGACGGAAGGTCCGCATACCTGCTGGAGACCAGCCCGAAAGGGGATGGAGAAGGAATCCAGCTTGTAGACGGGATGAAACTCTGGGTGGACAAAGAAACCTGGATGCCCCTTCGGTATGAGATGTATGACAGTGACGGGAGCCTGATGATAGAACTCGAGATCCGTGACCTAAAAGTCAACCAGGGGATCCCGGACTCCGAGTTTGTATTCGAGGTGCCGGAAGGGGCAACCGTAAAGACCGTAGACCTGGACTCTTTTGAACTTCCCGAAGAAATGACCCTCGAAGAAGCCAGAGAATCCGCAGGATTTGAAATCCTGGTTCCGGAATACCTGCCCGAAGGATATGCCTTCAACCATTCAACAGTCTCCAACAACAGCTGGATAGCTTTTGAAGGGCATGCCTGCGAGACCGTCTCCCTGACATACGAAAACGAAGAGGGAGATATCATTTCCCTTTCGGAGACCGTATACGAAACTGAGGCCCCGGAAGCTCCAATCATGAATACTGCCGAAGATGTTTCTATCAATGGGGCGGAAGGAAAGTACCTTACCCTGGGGGACATGAAAATCCTGAGCTGGGAGATAGGGGATATTGGTCTGGGCCTTAGCGCCTCCCTTGAAAAAGCCGAGCTGCTGAAAATTGCAGAGTCCGTACGGGAAAATGCCTGA
- a CDS encoding outer membrane lipoprotein-sorting protein, with amino-acid sequence MTKRKALTTLTLLPLLTLALLVSGCEEKNNAEEKEVEMPDKRKFIPDYEEKQSAEEIVTKMREKQASIEDCSYTAHMKYSFLEQKEETYEVLWKKPDLMKNTIRIPEKGTESVIASDGKFQWIYNSESNIVLKTELSEEPDRIDTEACPLFFGENLNGNNSKVFLWGTEKIEGEDAYLLEFTPKEEHELYLLRTKIWIDKETWLPTRYELYDNRDRGAVEIDILDLKINSGIPDSEFEFEVPEGAEVKSLSPEDYKIDLEKLALEEAEQRAGFEILAPAYLPEGYAFNHSTVFNSRDRAYFTVINSDLSTFAAMPCYRRVTLEYIGENDRIRITETLYEEGKYTYRLFEEEGENITVNGREGVLYPVFGGNMKELEWTNGELEISIMAALDKAEMLKIAESTSAKE; translated from the coding sequence ATGACAAAGAGGAAAGCACTTACAACACTTACATTACTGCCCCTGCTGACACTGGCTCTCCTCGTATCGGGTTGTGAGGAAAAAAACAACGCAGAAGAAAAGGAAGTGGAGATGCCGGATAAACGGAAATTTATCCCTGATTATGAAGAGAAACAAAGCGCAGAAGAAATTGTAACAAAGATGCGGGAAAAACAGGCGAGTATAGAAGACTGTTCCTATACAGCACATATGAAATATTCATTCCTTGAACAAAAAGAGGAAACATATGAGGTCCTGTGGAAAAAACCGGACCTTATGAAAAATACGATTCGGATACCGGAGAAAGGCACAGAGTCAGTAATAGCTTCGGACGGGAAGTTCCAGTGGATATATAACTCCGAATCAAATATCGTCCTGAAGACAGAGCTTTCTGAAGAACCGGATAGGATAGACACTGAGGCCTGCCCCCTCTTCTTTGGGGAAAACCTGAACGGGAACAATAGCAAGGTATTCCTGTGGGGGACAGAGAAAATCGAAGGGGAAGACGCGTATCTGCTTGAGTTTACCCCTAAAGAAGAGCATGAATTATACCTCCTGCGAACAAAAATCTGGATTGACAAAGAGACCTGGCTGCCCACCCGATACGAGCTGTACGATAACAGGGACAGGGGGGCGGTTGAAATTGATATTCTTGACCTGAAAATAAATTCAGGCATCCCGGATTCCGAGTTTGAATTCGAGGTTCCTGAGGGCGCAGAGGTAAAATCCCTGAGTCCTGAAGACTATAAAATCGACCTGGAGAAACTGGCACTTGAAGAAGCCGAGCAGCGGGCAGGGTTTGAAATCCTTGCCCCGGCGTACCTGCCCGAAGGCTACGCATTCAATCACTCAACGGTTTTTAACAGCAGGGACAGGGCATATTTCACGGTAATTAACAGCGACCTTAGCACATTTGCGGCAATGCCCTGCTACAGGAGGGTTACTCTCGAATATATCGGAGAGAACGACCGGATAAGAATCACCGAAACCCTGTATGAAGAAGGCAAATACACATACCGGCTTTTTGAAGAAGAAGGAGAAAACATCACGGTAAACGGCAGGGAAGGAGTGCTCTATCCGGTATTTGGGGGGAATATGAAAGAACTTGAGTGGACAAACGGGGAACTTGAAATTAGCATAATGGCCGCTCTTGATAAAGCTGAAATGCTGAAAATTGCGGAATCCACCTCAGCGAAAGAATAA
- a CDS encoding outer membrane lipoprotein carrier protein LolA, with protein sequence MTTRKRLTTLILLLLLVPALFASGCEDKGLAAEKELTLEEIAAQMQQKEDNINDYSYTLNLNLDFEGETLENEFEVLARKPDMYRILTKKPGKEPEKVEVSNGEYMWTYYPWKNTAIEVKLPETSEPEEKEPAEKDSGENSEIGLIGGLLNENRTTLLGTEEIDGRPAYLLGKNPEEERDENEEGEGEEEEEEEGALPGYREKFWIDKETGMLLRYETYDSSGNLTVKYEIRDLKINTDIPDSEFEFEVPEGVTVETREFGKRYPPENLTPPDGDRQIASSLIIGLWP encoded by the coding sequence ATGACTACAAGAAAGAGACTTACAACACTTATATTACTGCTCCTGCTGGTCCCGGCCCTTTTTGCATCGGGCTGCGAAGATAAGGGACTCGCCGCAGAAAAGGAACTTACTTTAGAAGAGATAGCAGCCCAGATGCAGCAGAAAGAGGACAATATCAATGATTATTCTTATACCCTTAACCTGAATTTGGATTTTGAGGGGGAAACCCTGGAAAATGAATTTGAGGTTCTGGCCAGGAAACCGGACATGTACAGGATTCTTACAAAAAAGCCGGGGAAAGAACCAGAGAAAGTAGAGGTCTCAAACGGGGAGTACATGTGGACCTACTACCCCTGGAAAAATACCGCTATAGAAGTAAAACTGCCTGAAACTTCCGAACCTGAAGAAAAAGAACCTGCAGAGAAAGATTCCGGAGAAAACAGCGAAATCGGGCTCATTGGAGGGCTCTTGAATGAAAACAGGACAACCCTTCTCGGGACAGAAGAAATAGACGGCAGGCCTGCATATCTGCTGGGGAAGAACCCCGAAGAAGAAAGAGACGAAAATGAAGAAGGAGAAGGAGAAGAAGAAGAAGAAGAAGAAGGAGCCCTTCCGGGATATAGAGAAAAGTTCTGGATAGACAAAGAGACAGGAATGCTTCTCCGGTATGAGACTTATGACAGCAGCGGAAACCTGACAGTAAAATACGAAATACGAGACCTGAAAATCAACACGGACATCCCGGATTCAGAATTTGAATTTGAGGTCCCGGAAGGGGTAACGGTAGAAACCAGGGAGTTCGGGAAACGCTATCCCCCTGAAAACCTGACACCCCCTGACGGAGACAGGCAGATTGCCTCAAGCCTCATCATAGGCCTTTGGCCCTGA
- a CDS encoding M3 family oligoendopeptidase, whose protein sequence is MKKKIVAGFTILGMLLLFAFFSGCSAPGDSEEASKSVGEGYKFEEIDPDEITTEWDESYLFSSREDAQEELEELRQRSVEISETFRPEFEELSGLALLDYIETNKEFSRSFEILYIYGYTGLSKNVNDPFFASLLADAQDLATEHGKATSFATIKLTSLSTEEWEQLFSEESGLEEYRPYLDGYIRFAEHRPRDEAQAAYLADIGNQRMKLQTEAFSKITNNVTRSGNITLENGEEYAVNSQSSYTLLSTDPNRGNRKTCYDQRFYHLIDESDSMAALYSEKIRLDDLSARELNYSDSYESCLYALYLTSSQVDEMNAVFKDRKDVFEGYNDFRKTKLGLETLKPYDLHLQLTGQPGKDYAYEDALNSIQKSYAGMAPCFNEIFLMMVTGNFIDVYPDPENGKQPGGYCYELRALQSPALIFMNYNGLISDQKALTHELGHGIHFYLMGQSVDYLYCNAPVYEMEVPSTFNEELFVDYVVENSDRDTAVAVLSQHVGEYQNYFGFQPMITEFEYKAHSLCAENGNASGAELNALWTEIFKEYRSDSIEYYAEDSAGWTYINHIYLTNNYYTFNYAVSKAITLSLFKQYKEDPESFNENYIDYLSAGSTMTPEEKLVKYFGIEINRQLFEDAMDVVELRIQQLEELDREANSPETKSAVESLNVYSGSFWEVPVGE, encoded by the coding sequence ATGAAAAAGAAAATAGTTGCGGGATTCACAATTCTCGGAATGCTCTTATTGTTTGCTTTTTTCTCGGGGTGCAGTGCCCCTGGGGACAGCGAGGAAGCTTCTAAAAGCGTAGGTGAGGGATACAAATTTGAAGAAATCGATCCCGATGAGATTACGACGGAATGGGACGAATCCTATCTCTTCAGCAGCAGGGAAGATGCGCAGGAAGAGCTTGAGGAATTGAGACAAAGATCGGTGGAGATAAGCGAAACCTTCCGCCCGGAATTCGAGGAGCTTTCGGGGCTTGCTTTGCTGGACTACATTGAAACCAATAAGGAGTTTTCAAGGTCCTTTGAAATCCTGTATATTTACGGGTATACCGGGCTCAGCAAAAACGTAAATGATCCGTTCTTTGCTTCTCTCCTTGCAGACGCCCAGGACCTCGCTACGGAACATGGAAAAGCCACCTCCTTTGCCACTATAAAGCTGACCTCGCTTTCAACTGAGGAATGGGAGCAGCTCTTTTCCGAGGAGTCGGGGCTTGAAGAGTACCGCCCCTATCTCGATGGCTATATCAGGTTTGCAGAACACAGACCCAGGGACGAGGCGCAGGCTGCATACCTTGCGGATATCGGAAACCAGCGCATGAAACTCCAGACCGAGGCATTTTCGAAGATTACGAACAATGTCACCAGGTCAGGGAACATAACCCTCGAGAACGGGGAAGAATATGCAGTCAACTCCCAGTCCTCCTATACTCTGCTTTCAACGGACCCTAACCGGGGCAACAGGAAAACATGTTATGACCAGAGGTTTTACCACCTGATTGACGAATCGGATTCAATGGCGGCTCTCTATTCCGAAAAAATCCGGCTTGATGACCTTTCTGCCCGGGAACTTAACTACTCCGACTCCTATGAATCCTGCCTCTATGCCCTCTATCTTACCAGCTCCCAGGTTGATGAGATGAATGCGGTCTTCAAGGATCGAAAAGACGTATTTGAAGGCTATAACGATTTCAGGAAAACAAAGCTCGGGCTTGAAACCCTGAAACCTTACGACCTCCACCTGCAGTTGACAGGGCAGCCCGGAAAAGATTATGCTTATGAGGATGCGCTCAATAGCATCCAGAAGTCCTATGCAGGAATGGCCCCCTGTTTCAATGAAATCTTTTTAATGATGGTGACAGGGAATTTCATAGACGTTTACCCTGATCCTGAAAATGGGAAACAGCCCGGAGGTTACTGTTACGAGCTCCGTGCCCTGCAGTCCCCTGCCCTGATCTTCATGAACTATAACGGCCTGATCTCGGACCAGAAGGCTCTCACCCATGAACTGGGGCACGGGATCCATTTCTATCTGATGGGCCAGTCCGTTGATTACCTTTACTGCAATGCTCCGGTCTACGAAATGGAGGTCCCTTCCACTTTCAATGAAGAACTCTTTGTCGATTACGTGGTCGAAAACTCCGATCGGGATACCGCTGTTGCGGTGCTCTCCCAGCATGTAGGGGAATACCAGAACTACTTTGGCTTCCAGCCCATGATCACGGAATTCGAATATAAGGCACACAGCTTATGCGCTGAAAACGGTAATGCCAGCGGAGCGGAACTCAATGCCCTCTGGACCGAAATCTTTAAAGAGTACAGGAGCGATTCCATCGAATACTATGCCGAAGATTCTGCAGGGTGGACCTACATCAACCACATCTACCTGACAAATAACTACTATACCTTCAATTACGCAGTTTCGAAGGCAATAACTCTCTCCCTCTTCAAGCAGTACAAGGAAGATCCGGAATCTTTCAATGAAAACTACATAGACTACCTTTCGGCAGGCAGTACAATGACTCCCGAAGAAAAACTGGTAAAATACTTCGGGATCGAAATCAACAGGCAGCTCTTTGAAGATGCCATGGACGTCGTGGAGTTGAGGATTCAGCAGCTTGAGGAACTCGATCGAGAAGCCAATAGCCCTGAAACGAAGTCTGCCGTGGAAAGCCTGAATGTCTATTCGGGTTCGTTCTGGGAGGTTCCGGTGGGAGAATGA
- a CDS encoding methylated-DNA--[protein]-cysteine S-methyltransferase, translated as MYYHIIESPIGPILLAGDEEGLKYVNIRNGKKKVEIPDDWLENKEFFRDVSGQLGAYFAGELKSFDVKLAPEGTEFQKSVWKALKEIPYGETRTYGEVAKSIGNPKASRAVGLANNRNPISIIVPCHRVIGANGKLTGYASGLDVKEFLLRLEE; from the coding sequence ATGTATTATCACATAATCGAATCCCCAATCGGCCCCATACTTCTTGCAGGGGATGAAGAAGGACTGAAATACGTAAACATCCGGAATGGTAAAAAGAAAGTCGAAATTCCTGACGACTGGCTGGAAAACAAAGAGTTTTTCAGGGACGTTTCCGGGCAGCTTGGAGCTTATTTTGCAGGGGAACTCAAATCCTTTGACGTTAAACTGGCTCCGGAGGGAACGGAGTTCCAGAAATCCGTCTGGAAAGCCCTGAAAGAAATTCCTTATGGGGAGACCAGGACTTACGGGGAGGTTGCAAAAAGCATCGGAAACCCGAAGGCTTCCAGGGCTGTGGGGCTTGCAAATAACAGGAACCCTATTTCGATAATCGTTCCCTGCCACAGGGTAATCGGGGCAAACGGAAAACTTACGGGCTATGCCAGCGGGCTTGATGTAAAAGAATTTTTATTAAGGCTTGAAGAATAA
- a CDS encoding epoxyqueuosine reductase yields the protein MHLKKNKDSNSTDLHNTDLKNRIEKIIKSTAANPGTETRYREPLVGFASSEDPIFDEMKKTIGQHHMHPKEAFPGAKTVVSFFLPFEEKLVGLNRKSPGPVREWIQAKSETESLIKKINEKLTVELAGEGINAVVPEAAFNYAKSDFDVAWSHKSAAYAAGLGTFGVHHMLITKAGCAGRFGTLLISAEVPPTPRPTEEFCRYKKGERCLICVDRCPAGALTVTGLDKEKCLRYLQKNARAFPELQDMACGKCATGPCALRSR from the coding sequence ATGCACTTAAAAAAGAACAAGGACTCGAATAGTACGGACCTACATAACACGGATCTCAAAAACAGAATCGAAAAAATCATCAAAAGCACCGCCGCAAATCCAGGGACTGAAACCCGTTACAGGGAGCCACTTGTCGGTTTTGCCTCCTCCGAGGACCCGATATTTGATGAAATGAAGAAAACCATAGGCCAGCACCACATGCACCCGAAGGAGGCTTTTCCCGGGGCAAAAACCGTGGTATCTTTTTTCCTGCCCTTTGAAGAGAAACTGGTGGGCCTGAACCGAAAATCCCCCGGCCCGGTAAGGGAATGGATTCAGGCAAAGAGTGAAACTGAAAGCCTGATCAAAAAAATCAATGAAAAACTCACTGTCGAACTGGCTGGAGAGGGAATAAATGCCGTGGTTCCGGAAGCTGCTTTCAATTATGCCAAATCTGATTTTGACGTTGCCTGGTCCCATAAGAGCGCCGCTTACGCTGCGGGCCTGGGTACTTTTGGCGTCCATCACATGCTGATTACAAAAGCCGGATGTGCAGGTAGATTCGGGACTCTCCTGATCTCTGCTGAAGTTCCTCCTACTCCCCGGCCCACCGAAGAGTTCTGCCGGTATAAGAAAGGGGAGAGGTGTCTTATCTGCGTGGACCGCTGCCCTGCAGGGGCTCTTACAGTCACAGGGCTTGATAAGGAAAAATGTCTCAGGTATCTTCAGAAAAACGCCAGGGCATTTCCCGAACTGCAGGATATGGCTTGCGGGAAATGTGCAACCGGGCCCTGTGCCCTGAGATCTCGCTGA